One genomic segment of Trichococcus shcherbakoviae includes these proteins:
- the htpX gene encoding zinc metalloprotease HtpX, with translation MLHQQIEQNKRRTVLIVFLFFLLFAALGAAIGYLNWDNALSGVALALIIGLAYVVIMVAQSTQVVMSLNNAKEITDKAQYPMLWNIVEEMTIVTRLPFPRIFIIEDESPNAFAAGNSPEKASVAVTTGLLKKLNREELTGVLAHEFAHIRNYDIRLSTVALAIAGLIAFLAQFSTRMMFWGGGRRRRSDNSGGAGIILLILSLLILVLSPFVATIIRLALSRNREYLADASAIEFTRNPEGLKSALIKIATSDPMEAANAASASLYIVNPFKRMKEGEAENDGLFSTHPSTANRIKRLEAM, from the coding sequence TTGCTCCATCAACAAATTGAGCAGAATAAACGGCGCACCGTGCTGATCGTATTCTTATTCTTTCTCCTGTTTGCGGCATTGGGGGCGGCCATCGGCTATCTGAATTGGGACAACGCTTTGTCCGGTGTTGCGCTTGCTTTGATCATCGGATTGGCCTACGTCGTCATCATGGTTGCACAATCCACACAAGTGGTCATGAGCCTGAACAATGCCAAGGAAATAACGGATAAGGCGCAATACCCGATGCTCTGGAATATCGTCGAGGAAATGACTATCGTGACACGGTTGCCTTTTCCGAGAATCTTCATCATCGAGGATGAAAGCCCGAATGCGTTTGCGGCCGGAAATTCGCCGGAAAAAGCATCTGTCGCCGTGACGACGGGATTGTTGAAGAAACTGAACCGGGAAGAGCTGACTGGGGTCTTGGCGCACGAATTCGCGCATATCCGCAACTATGACATCCGCTTATCCACTGTCGCTTTGGCGATAGCGGGGCTGATCGCGTTTTTGGCCCAGTTCAGCACCCGGATGATGTTTTGGGGTGGCGGTCGCCGACGCAGAAGCGATAACAGCGGAGGGGCGGGCATCATATTGCTGATCCTTTCCTTGCTGATCCTGGTTCTTTCGCCCTTTGTGGCCACCATCATCCGCTTGGCACTCTCCCGCAACCGGGAGTATCTGGCTGATGCGAGTGCGATTGAGTTCACACGCAATCCGGAAGGACTGAAATCCGCTTTAATCAAAATAGCGACAAGCGACCCGATGGAGGCAGCGAATGCAGCCAGTGCCTCGCTCTATATTGTGAATCCTTTCAAACGGATGAAGGAGGGCGAAGCAGAAAATGATGGCTTGTTTTCGACCCACCCTTCAACGGCAAACCGAATCAAACGATTAGAAGCTATGTAA
- a CDS encoding LemA family protein has protein sequence MEWIIGIIVVAAIIGAVWISLYNSLVKNKLWVTEAWSQIDVQLKRRNDLIPNIVETVKGYAKHEQETLTKVINLRNMISDMGTEDPAKKMELSNQLSSQLRTVFALAEAYPDLKANQNFLALQEELSATENKIAYARQLYNSSVTQYNIKLGTFPSNVVANVHGFRPEVVLATPEEEKNVPKVSF, from the coding sequence ATGGAGTGGATAATAGGAATCATTGTAGTGGCAGCGATCATCGGGGCAGTATGGATCTCGTTGTATAACAGTCTTGTGAAAAATAAATTGTGGGTAACGGAAGCTTGGAGCCAGATCGATGTCCAGTTGAAACGCAGGAACGATCTGATACCGAACATCGTTGAGACAGTCAAAGGCTATGCAAAACATGAGCAGGAAACTTTGACAAAAGTCATCAATTTGCGGAACATGATTTCGGATATGGGAACCGAAGATCCGGCCAAGAAGATGGAACTGTCCAATCAACTTTCGAGCCAATTGCGGACTGTTTTTGCTTTGGCGGAAGCGTATCCCGATCTGAAGGCGAACCAAAATTTCTTGGCATTACAGGAAGAATTGTCCGCAACTGAAAATAAGATCGCTTATGCCCGCCAATTGTACAATTCAAGTGTTACGCAATACAACATCAAATTAGGGACATTCCCGAGCAATGTTGTGGCAAACGTCCATGGTTTCCGTCCGGAAGTCGTTTTGGCTACCCCGGAAGAAGAAAAAAATGTACCGAAAGTATCGTTCTGA
- the traF gene encoding conjugal transfer protein TraF, which produces MFFNKGNYEEDTKEFIEITAEEFEEKLAAGEKTVVYLGKAVCPYCRKFVPKLDKVRKEKNLTIHYLDSLNTPTDPAIQSLRDRMGVRTVPALVTIDGPGQFTNLNADSSLSEEEIAAILDK; this is translated from the coding sequence ATGTTTTTCAATAAAGGGAATTACGAAGAAGACACAAAAGAATTTATAGAGATCACGGCTGAAGAGTTTGAAGAAAAACTGGCTGCCGGCGAAAAAACGGTCGTTTATCTTGGGAAAGCCGTTTGCCCGTATTGCCGGAAATTTGTCCCTAAATTAGACAAAGTCCGCAAAGAAAAGAACCTGACGATCCATTATCTGGACAGCCTGAACACACCGACAGACCCTGCGATCCAAAGTCTGCGCGACAGAATGGGCGTCCGTACAGTGCCTGCGCTTGTGACGATCGATGGCCCAGGTCAATTCACGAATCTGAATGCCGACAGCAGCCTTTCCGAAGAAGAGATTGCAGCCATTCTGGATAAATAA
- a CDS encoding type B 50S ribosomal protein L31: MKQEIHPNYQTVVFMDTTTGFKFLSGSTKGSSEKVEWEDGNTYPMIRVEISSDSHPFYTGRQKFTQADGRVDRFNKKYGFKNNEEQA; encoded by the coding sequence ATGAAACAAGAAATCCATCCAAATTACCAAACAGTTGTGTTCATGGATACAACTACAGGATTCAAATTTTTATCAGGTTCAACTAAAGGTTCAAGCGAAAAAGTTGAATGGGAAGATGGCAACACTTACCCAATGATCCGTGTAGAAATTTCTTCTGATTCACACCCATTCTATACTGGACGTCAAAAATTCACGCAAGCCGATGGCCGTGTGGACCGCTTCAACAAAAAATATGGTTTCAAAAACAACGAAGAACAAGCATAA
- the murF gene encoding UDP-N-acetylmuramoyl-tripeptide--D-alanyl-D-alanine ligase yields the protein MKPLRIIDVVKAVGAIDYTSANRFAEITAVVFDSRKATPDSLFVPLQGETDGHDYVQSAIKNGAAATLWSREAGEAPEDIAVILVDDTLEALQKLAEAYLNMIQPKVVAITGSNGKTTTKDMTAAVLSSRFRVHKTEGNYNNEIGMPMTILDMPEDTEVLVLEMGMSNFGEISLLSRLAKPDVAIITLIGDSHLEFLGSRRGIAKAKLEILEGLKPEGTLIYPGDEPLIAEELPQGSNFRQLTFGTDETDTVYAFAIVPGKTRTTFHVNLDPNVDLEIPVLGVYNVRNALAALAAAQVLGMTVAEVKEALATFQLTANRTQWLDGVNGSQLLNDAYNASPTSMTAVLRSFAHLPREGKKIAVLGDIRELGERSAEMHAALAAEISPADFDQVYLYGTEMAALYENLKSAFPEGILYHYVGEKAPLIDKLKAELQQADQVLIKSSFGTDLLAVVAALRV from the coding sequence ATGAAACCATTACGCATCATCGATGTTGTGAAAGCTGTCGGAGCGATCGACTATACGTCCGCTAATCGCTTCGCTGAAATAACTGCTGTTGTCTTCGACTCCCGCAAAGCAACGCCCGACAGTTTGTTTGTGCCTTTGCAGGGGGAAACGGATGGTCATGATTATGTCCAATCGGCAATCAAGAACGGCGCGGCAGCAACTTTATGGAGCCGTGAAGCAGGGGAAGCGCCTGAAGATATTGCCGTCATTCTCGTTGATGACACGCTGGAGGCTTTGCAAAAACTGGCGGAAGCCTACCTGAATATGATCCAACCAAAAGTGGTCGCGATCACGGGCAGCAACGGGAAAACGACCACCAAAGACATGACGGCGGCCGTCCTGTCCTCGAGGTTCCGTGTCCACAAAACGGAGGGCAATTACAATAATGAAATCGGCATGCCGATGACCATCCTGGATATGCCGGAAGACACTGAAGTGTTGGTGCTTGAAATGGGCATGAGCAACTTCGGTGAAATCAGCTTGTTGAGCCGATTGGCCAAACCGGATGTGGCTATCATCACGTTGATAGGGGACAGCCATCTGGAGTTCCTCGGGAGCCGCCGCGGCATCGCCAAAGCCAAGTTGGAAATTTTGGAGGGGCTGAAGCCGGAAGGGACGCTCATTTATCCTGGTGATGAGCCGTTGATCGCCGAAGAGCTGCCTCAGGGAAGCAACTTCCGTCAGCTGACTTTCGGCACGGACGAAACGGATACGGTCTATGCCTTTGCCATCGTTCCCGGTAAAACCAGAACAACTTTCCATGTGAATCTGGATCCGAATGTCGATCTGGAGATCCCTGTATTGGGTGTTTACAATGTCCGGAATGCCTTGGCCGCATTAGCAGCTGCACAGGTGTTGGGCATGACGGTCGCCGAAGTGAAGGAAGCCTTGGCGACCTTTCAGCTGACCGCCAACCGCACGCAGTGGTTGGATGGCGTAAATGGCTCGCAACTGTTGAACGATGCCTACAATGCCAGCCCGACTTCGATGACGGCCGTATTGCGTTCATTCGCACATCTGCCGCGTGAGGGCAAGAAAATTGCGGTGCTCGGGGATATCCGGGAATTGGGTGAACGTTCTGCTGAAATGCACGCTGCCTTGGCGGCTGAAATTTCCCCTGCAGACTTCGATCAGGTCTATCTTTACGGAACGGAAATGGCCGCTCTTTATGAAAACTTAAAGTCTGCCTTTCCGGAAGGAATACTTTATCATTATGTTGGGGAGAAGGCGCCATTGATCGATAAGCTGAAGGCAGAGCTTCAGCAAGCCGATCAAGTGCTGATCAAATCCAGTTTCGGCACCGATTTATTGGCGGTTGTGGCAGCTTTGCGTGTATAA
- a CDS encoding DEAD/DEAH box helicase translates to MKFSELGLDAVLLQSIETMGFEEATPIQTETIPLALKGLDVIGQAQTGTGKTAAFGLPMLQKINTENKAIQGIVIAPTRELAIQTQEELYRLGKDKRVSVQVVYGGADISRQIRALKNKPQIIVGTPGRLLDHIKRKTIRLDHIETLVLDEADEMLNMGFLEDIESILSETPSERQTLLFSATMPDQIKKIGVKFMHAPEHVKIKASHASANLIDQYFVKCKDFEKFDTMTRLFDVQNPELAIVFGRTKRRVDELSKGLELRGYRAEGIHGDLTQQKRMSVLNAFKTGELDFLVATDVAARGLDVTGVTHVYNYDIPQDPESYVHRIGRTGRAGKEGMSVTFVTPNEMDYLRTIENLTKKPITPLQPPSDEEAFRGQVKTAMDEVETLVKETETDKYQRAAVRLLEEHTAEDLVAAFLKSLSKDATDVPVKITPERPLPSRKGKGGGGYKGKSTGGGYKGNRGSSERRGSGERSGERSGNKNRSSDSKPRSGGKRYDDKRGGGSAGAPKKSSHSFTIRSNND, encoded by the coding sequence ATGAAATTTTCAGAATTAGGTTTAGATGCAGTATTATTACAGTCGATTGAGACAATGGGCTTCGAGGAAGCAACACCCATCCAAACGGAAACTATTCCTTTGGCGCTCAAAGGACTAGACGTTATCGGCCAAGCACAAACAGGTACTGGTAAAACAGCTGCTTTTGGATTGCCGATGTTGCAAAAAATCAACACAGAAAACAAAGCTATCCAAGGGATTGTTATCGCGCCAACACGTGAATTAGCGATTCAAACACAAGAAGAGCTTTATCGCTTAGGCAAAGACAAACGTGTATCCGTACAAGTTGTTTATGGTGGAGCAGATATCAGCCGTCAAATTCGCGCTTTAAAAAACAAACCGCAAATTATTGTTGGAACACCTGGTCGTCTTTTGGACCACATCAAACGCAAAACAATTCGTTTGGATCATATTGAAACGCTAGTTTTGGATGAAGCAGATGAAATGTTGAACATGGGCTTCTTGGAAGACATCGAAAGCATCCTTAGTGAAACACCGTCTGAGCGTCAAACATTGTTGTTCTCAGCAACGATGCCTGACCAGATCAAAAAAATCGGTGTTAAATTCATGCATGCTCCAGAACACGTAAAAATTAAGGCATCTCACGCTTCAGCTAACTTAATTGATCAATATTTCGTCAAATGTAAAGATTTCGAAAAATTCGATACAATGACTCGTTTGTTCGATGTTCAAAATCCGGAATTGGCTATCGTTTTCGGCCGTACAAAACGTCGTGTTGATGAATTGTCTAAAGGTTTGGAACTACGCGGTTACCGTGCAGAAGGAATCCATGGCGATTTGACACAACAAAAACGTATGAGTGTTTTGAATGCTTTCAAGACTGGCGAATTGGATTTCTTAGTAGCGACTGACGTTGCTGCTCGTGGATTGGATGTTACAGGTGTTACACACGTGTACAACTACGATATCCCTCAAGATCCAGAAAGCTATGTTCACCGTATCGGCCGTACTGGTCGTGCCGGTAAAGAAGGTATGTCAGTGACTTTCGTTACACCAAACGAAATGGATTACTTGCGTACAATCGAAAACTTAACCAAAAAACCGATCACTCCATTACAACCACCAAGTGACGAAGAAGCTTTCCGTGGCCAAGTGAAAACAGCTATGGATGAAGTGGAAACATTGGTTAAAGAAACAGAAACAGACAAATATCAACGTGCTGCTGTTCGTTTGCTTGAAGAGCACACAGCTGAAGATTTGGTAGCAGCATTCTTGAAGAGTCTTTCTAAAGATGCTACTGATGTTCCTGTTAAGATCACACCAGAACGCCCATTGCCTTCAAGAAAAGGTAAAGGCGGCGGTGGTTACAAAGGTAAGAGCACAGGCGGCGGCTACAAAGGTAACCGCGGTTCATCAGAAAGACGCGGAAGCGGCGAACGCAGCGGAGAACGCAGTGGCAACAAAAATCGCTCAAGCGACAGCAAACCACGCTCCGGCGGCAAACGCTATGATGACAAACGTGGCGGCGGCAGTGCCGGCGCACCTAAAAAAAGCAGCCATAGCTTCACTATCCGCAGCAACAACGACTAA
- a CDS encoding DUF1801 domain-containing protein, with the protein MAYEPKTKPTEVSVQDFIEEIQQRQKKEDAYALLKLFAEVTGEKAKMWGPSIIGFGKYHYRYASGHEGDAPLAAFSPRKTALTFYFMLPEEKREELLVKLGKHKIGKGCVYVNKLSDIDTAVLEEMIREDIAHAHKLYGEQAADKPLPSSTSLTKRLGFEKFQKCAVLGEERAVTDDFADLEAYDTDLDSGKYDLIFSYVLTLEELNERVWDTIKAERLNPEGYLYIAYPKIGNKTYDTSVHRDAIFPSLGVDDGSGYVGDSTLKFARMVKLDDTFTLVGMKNDVKGKGKPTKASSGNVADYEQFIPDLQGYLEVEHRDAAKLYAELTPGYQRDWARYIYSAKQPATQEKRRTEMLDILGKGHKTKNLYQRWLKEQ; encoded by the coding sequence ATGGCATACGAACCTAAGACCAAACCCACGGAAGTATCCGTACAGGATTTCATCGAGGAAATCCAGCAGCGGCAAAAGAAAGAGGATGCATATGCGCTGCTGAAGTTGTTTGCGGAAGTGACCGGAGAGAAAGCCAAAATGTGGGGGCCGAGCATCATCGGATTCGGGAAATATCATTATCGGTACGCGAGCGGCCATGAAGGCGATGCCCCGCTGGCTGCCTTTTCGCCGCGCAAGACGGCGTTGACGTTTTATTTTATGCTACCGGAGGAAAAACGGGAAGAATTGCTTGTGAAGCTCGGAAAACACAAAATCGGAAAGGGCTGCGTGTACGTCAATAAACTTTCCGATATCGATACGGCTGTGCTGGAGGAGATGATCCGGGAAGACATCGCTCATGCGCACAAACTTTACGGTGAACAAGCTGCTGACAAACCGCTCCCGTCTTCGACTTCCCTCACGAAGCGGCTGGGATTCGAAAAATTCCAAAAGTGCGCCGTTCTGGGGGAAGAGCGCGCTGTGACTGATGATTTTGCTGATCTGGAAGCCTACGATACGGATCTGGATTCCGGGAAATACGATCTGATTTTTTCCTACGTCCTGACGCTGGAGGAACTGAATGAACGCGTATGGGATACGATCAAAGCGGAGCGCCTGAATCCGGAAGGATACCTTTATATCGCTTATCCGAAAATTGGGAACAAGACCTATGACACTTCGGTGCACCGCGATGCCATCTTTCCGAGCCTGGGCGTGGACGACGGCAGCGGTTATGTCGGCGACAGCACCCTGAAATTTGCGAGGATGGTCAAGCTGGATGATACGTTCACGCTCGTCGGGATGAAAAATGATGTCAAAGGAAAAGGCAAGCCAACCAAAGCAAGCAGCGGCAATGTGGCCGACTATGAGCAATTCATTCCGGATTTGCAGGGATATCTGGAAGTGGAGCATCGTGATGCCGCGAAGCTGTATGCGGAACTGACGCCGGGCTATCAGCGGGATTGGGCCCGCTACATCTACAGTGCCAAACAACCTGCTACGCAAGAGAAACGCAGAACGGAGATGCTCGATATCCTCGGCAAAGGACACAAGACGAAGAACCTTTATCAACGGTGGCTGAAGGAACAATAG
- a CDS encoding D-alanine--D-alanine ligase, which translates to MKIYLIYGGKSAEHDISILTAHSIIKAIYFNYYEVVPVYITKAGAWIQGQSLSEPVAFSENLYLEPGSEKRFADSQDGKSYGELISPADIQSEDAVIFPVLHGPNGEDGTVQGLFEVLNMPYVGCGVLASASGMDKIVSKHLFQQAGLPQVPYVAVTRNDWKNDREKIFIQCEGSLIYPMYIKPANMGSSVGISKATNLEELTAAIETAFRYDRRVVVEQGIEAREIEIAVLGNDDVHTSVPGEIVKTKDFYDYEEKYGNEEVLLQIPAELPEEITAKLQNYATIAFRALDGSGLSRCDFFVTKNNEIYINEVNTLPGFTSRSMYPLLWEQTGLKYSDLVEELIQLALKRHEEKLSYQFVE; encoded by the coding sequence ATGAAAATTTATTTGATTTACGGCGGAAAGAGCGCTGAGCACGATATCTCGATCCTGACAGCACATTCAATCATAAAGGCGATTTATTTCAACTATTATGAAGTTGTGCCCGTCTACATCACCAAGGCAGGCGCATGGATTCAAGGGCAATCCCTTTCTGAACCGGTGGCATTCTCTGAGAACCTTTATTTAGAGCCGGGTTCCGAGAAGCGTTTTGCTGATTCGCAAGATGGCAAATCCTACGGCGAACTTATTTCCCCTGCAGACATCCAGTCTGAGGATGCTGTCATTTTCCCCGTATTGCATGGCCCCAACGGAGAAGATGGAACGGTGCAAGGGCTTTTTGAAGTCCTTAATATGCCGTATGTCGGCTGTGGTGTCCTTGCCAGCGCCAGCGGAATGGACAAAATCGTCAGCAAGCATCTTTTCCAACAAGCAGGGTTGCCGCAAGTGCCTTACGTGGCCGTTACCCGTAACGACTGGAAAAATGACCGCGAGAAGATCTTTATCCAATGCGAAGGCAGCCTGATTTATCCGATGTACATCAAGCCAGCCAATATGGGCTCAAGCGTCGGCATTTCTAAAGCTACGAATCTTGAAGAGTTGACTGCAGCGATCGAAACGGCTTTCCGCTATGACCGTCGCGTGGTCGTTGAACAAGGCATCGAAGCCCGTGAAATCGAAATCGCGGTATTGGGTAATGACGATGTTCATACCTCCGTACCCGGTGAAATCGTTAAAACCAAAGATTTCTATGACTACGAAGAGAAGTACGGCAATGAAGAAGTGCTGCTGCAGATTCCGGCTGAATTACCGGAAGAAATCACTGCCAAATTGCAGAATTATGCAACGATCGCTTTCCGAGCGCTTGACGGCAGCGGGTTGAGCCGTTGTGATTTCTTTGTGACCAAAAACAATGAAATCTACATCAATGAAGTCAATACTTTGCCTGGCTTCACTTCCCGCAGCATGTATCCGTTGCTTTGGGAACAAACTGGGTTGAAGTACAGTGATCTGGTGGAAGAATTGATCCAATTGGCTTTAAAACGCCATGAAGAAAAACTATCTTATCAATTTGTAGAATGA
- the alr gene encoding alanine racemase, producing the protein MVVGKHRPTIETVDLEAISWNIQQIRKGLSPGKKFFAVVKADAYGLGAVPVAKKAKEAGVDGFCVALLDEAMELRENGLSDDFIMVVGPTEAEDAALIADNGISVAVTAAEWLEAALPYLQERKTELPVRVHLAIDTGMGRIGLRTVEEVQAFEARIAELDGFVFEGIFTHFATADGEDPTLVEHQLTLFEEILQAMAQRPPIVHLANSAISLWHEAFRTDAVRVGIAMYGYNPSDTVLELPYELKPSVQLDTQISYVKQMHEGDTIAYGARYRAFEGEWIATLPIGYADGWRRDLRHQTVIVDGQRCPIRGVICMDQCMISLPKEYPVGTKVTLLGENGGLVNNPSEMAVTIDTIGYELLTGINARVPRVYK; encoded by the coding sequence ATGGTAGTAGGAAAGCACCGTCCCACAATAGAAACTGTCGATTTGGAAGCTATTTCGTGGAACATCCAACAAATCAGGAAGGGTCTGTCGCCTGGAAAGAAATTTTTCGCGGTCGTAAAGGCGGATGCCTATGGACTGGGAGCCGTCCCGGTTGCGAAAAAGGCGAAGGAAGCTGGTGTGGACGGTTTTTGTGTCGCGCTGTTGGATGAGGCAATGGAGCTGCGGGAGAATGGTCTGTCCGATGATTTCATCATGGTTGTTGGCCCAACGGAGGCAGAAGACGCTGCGCTTATAGCGGATAACGGAATCAGCGTGGCCGTCACGGCAGCGGAATGGCTGGAAGCGGCTTTGCCATATCTGCAGGAACGGAAAACGGAGCTGCCGGTCCGTGTGCATTTGGCGATCGACACCGGTATGGGCCGCATTGGTCTGCGTACGGTCGAGGAGGTCCAGGCCTTCGAAGCGCGTATTGCCGAATTGGATGGCTTTGTTTTCGAAGGTATCTTTACCCACTTCGCAACGGCCGACGGTGAAGATCCGACATTGGTGGAGCACCAGCTGACTTTGTTTGAAGAGATTTTGCAGGCGATGGCGCAACGACCGCCGATTGTGCATCTGGCGAATTCCGCGATTTCGCTTTGGCATGAAGCGTTTCGGACGGATGCGGTCCGCGTCGGAATCGCAATGTACGGCTACAACCCTTCCGACACCGTGTTGGAGCTTCCTTATGAACTGAAGCCATCCGTACAGTTGGATACCCAGATCAGCTACGTCAAACAGATGCATGAAGGCGACACAATCGCATACGGCGCCCGCTACCGTGCTTTTGAGGGAGAATGGATCGCTACGCTTCCGATCGGCTATGCCGACGGGTGGAGACGGGATCTTCGCCATCAGACAGTCATTGTGGATGGCCAGCGTTGTCCGATCCGGGGAGTCATCTGCATGGATCAATGCATGATCAGCCTGCCGAAAGAATATCCGGTCGGAACAAAAGTGACGCTCTTGGGGGAAAACGGCGGACTCGTCAACAATCCCTCCGAAATGGCGGTAACGATCGATACGATTGGCTATGAACTCTTGACGGGAATCAACGCCCGCGTTCCGCGCGTCTACAAATAG
- a CDS encoding SMI1/KNR4 family protein, producing the protein MYFIPQHTFKNLPILFKADPLYKDITAAELPRAYLDLLAEQNGGYLLSSRIQTKEPTSDGIDYAAVHAILGLHDDPKNSLYAQQEIARSAGLPDYFVLFSSNGNQLFAFDYSKLSPSGEPSIRHIDIETDNWQTVAADFGQFLNNLTPGPLTVPEEIRLTHTEGAHAFLLADAAELPELFLHFEDDPDKQWYLQWIAHFSDHPDAACRTVACEALETQILYFRNELPDTVHVVLANFLADADPTIQALARTLEKELADE; encoded by the coding sequence ATGTATTTCATCCCGCAACACACTTTCAAAAATCTGCCCATCCTATTCAAAGCCGATCCGCTGTACAAAGACATCACCGCAGCCGAACTGCCTCGGGCCTATCTTGACCTGTTGGCGGAACAGAACGGCGGCTACCTGTTAAGTTCCCGCATCCAGACCAAAGAGCCGACATCGGATGGAATCGATTATGCAGCTGTCCATGCCATCCTGGGACTTCACGACGATCCCAAGAATAGCCTGTATGCCCAACAAGAAATTGCCCGTTCAGCGGGTCTGCCGGACTATTTTGTGCTTTTCAGCAGCAACGGCAACCAGCTATTTGCCTTCGATTATTCAAAACTGTCCCCGTCCGGCGAGCCGAGCATCCGGCACATCGACATCGAAACGGACAATTGGCAGACTGTCGCTGCCGATTTTGGTCAATTTCTGAACAACCTGACACCGGGACCGCTGACTGTTCCAGAGGAAATCCGGCTCACGCACACGGAAGGTGCGCACGCCTTTTTATTGGCCGATGCCGCGGAATTGCCTGAGCTGTTTCTGCATTTTGAGGATGACCCGGACAAACAATGGTATCTCCAATGGATAGCGCATTTTTCCGACCATCCCGATGCGGCCTGCCGGACAGTCGCTTGCGAAGCGCTGGAAACGCAGATCCTCTACTTCAGGAACGAATTGCCGGATACGGTCCACGTTGTGCTGGCGAACTTTCTTGCCGATGCTGACCCCACAATCCAAGCGCTGGCGAGAACGCTGGAAAAAGAACTCGCGGATGAGTGA
- the acpS gene encoding holo-ACP synthase: MIYGIGLDVTELDRITKAYNRRSDFAERVLTEAELKLFLALSGSRQMEFLAGRYAAKEAFSKAYGTGIGKLSFQDIEILPGENRKPEITKSPFDGTGFVSITHSGNIIAAQVVLEK; the protein is encoded by the coding sequence ATGATTTATGGAATAGGATTGGACGTAACCGAGCTGGACCGCATCACGAAAGCCTACAATCGGCGTTCGGATTTTGCGGAACGGGTTCTGACCGAAGCGGAACTGAAGTTGTTCCTGGCTCTGAGCGGATCACGCCAAATGGAATTTTTGGCCGGTCGCTATGCCGCTAAGGAAGCTTTCTCGAAGGCTTATGGCACAGGCATCGGCAAGCTGTCTTTCCAAGATATCGAAATTTTGCCCGGAGAGAACCGGAAGCCTGAAATAACCAAATCTCCGTTTGATGGGACAGGATTCGTTTCCATCACCCATTCGGGGAACATCATTGCCGCGCAAGTGGTATTAGAAAAGTAA